The genome window GGGCAGCGTAAAGCGCTGTCAAGGTCAGCAAACCACGATGGTTGTCTTGGGCTGGTATTCCATGCATTAGGGATACATCCTCGCCCCTTTCCTCAACCGCTCTTTGAACTGCCCGCGCACATAGTTCGGTAGTATCACAGACGGCTGATAGTGGCCGAGCGCTTCGACCTGGATCTTCCGGGTGTTGCCGGCCGACTTGTGCACGTAGTTGTCCTGCAGAACGGGCGCCTTCTTGTTGAGGGCATGGCCAGTGATCAATGCGATGTGTTCAACCCGCACGCCCTTGGCGTCCAGCTCTGTGGCAAGCGTATGGCGGAACGCATGCGATCCAATGCCTTTGCCAAAGCCAAGCTCCTTCAAATACTTCGCAAACTGATTGACGAAGCCCTGGCTGTAGCGTCCATTCGGCTCGCCGGTCTTGCGGCAGGTGCCAGCCGATAGGTTAGGAAAGAGGCGCGGGTGGCCAGACGCCTTGATGTCGGCCAAGAAGTCCAGGAAGCCCGTCTGGATGAGGCTTGGGTGGATCGGCACCTTGCGGATGGCGCTCTTGCCCTTGAGGCTTTGCCGGCTGCGTTTGCCTGCGCTTTGCGCCAAGTCCTCATCCACGGTCTTCTGGATCGAAAAGCACCAGACGCCCTGATCTTGCACGATGTCGGCCACTTTGAGCTGAGCGATCTCGTTGATCCGAGCGCCCGTGTATAGCGCAATGAGCGGACACCACCAGCGATGAGGGTATTTCTTGGCCCAAGGCAGGAAGGTCTCGGGGTTGAAGATCTTCTGGATTTCCTCTGGCGAGAGCAGACGCTCGGGCTCGTCCTGATCAGCCAGGAGTTCTTCCTTGGCCGGCTTGAACGCATCCATCGGCGAGTGCGGGATGGCACGCGCTTTGACTAAGGTGTTGAAGAAGGACGCGAGGAAGCGCCGGTGCAGTTCTAATGTGGCATTGGCAGGCTGCGCCCGGCCCAGACGTTGACCTTTGGCGATCAATGCTTCGACGCTCAACCACTGATGCTTGGGGTTGGTCATGAAGTCTTCGGGTGCCCATCGCAGCAGATCCCACATCTGGTAGATATGCGTGTGATCAATCCGGGCAACGGACGTGTTGCCACTCACACGCTGCAAGATGGCAAGCGTTCGACGATAGGCCTCGATCGTGGTGGTGCGCAGGTTCTGCCGCTCCTTGTCTTTGAGGAAGTCGTCGACCTCTTCAGAGAGGAGTCGCGCCGGGGTGGCCAAGGGCAGGGGCTCAGGATAGCGAGTTCCGGATCGGCGAAGTCGTCGCAGCTTTTCATGATGGTCGTAGGTCGCTTGGACCAGGTCCTGAAGGTGAAGCGCGCCGGCTCGGTCTTGAACGACCATATCTGTAAATTCGACTTTGCCGATGCGAATGCTTCGGATGGATAACTGACCTTTGGGCTGTTGCAAATATTGATGAAGTGGGGAGTGTTTAAAGTGCATCTACGATCCAATTATGAGGAGGTAGACGTTTGATAAGGGGAGGGGATTTTCTGTCAATGATAAAATAGGACAGAAATTTCGCGTCAATGATTGTCTAAGGTGGTCTCACTAATTGCCGTTTAAATAGCTATATTTTCAGTTTAACTTTTATGGGTAATTTTATCAACGGGCTATATATGCCAATGATTTCAGCTGTATAAATGGGCTTGAAACCATCAATGCGCATGTAGTGTTTAAAAGTAACAAGCGGGCGGAAACTGAGAGATATCTCACGCAAATAAAATGAACGCAAGATAAATGAAGTGGCTTTGCCTAATCCAATCAATCTTAAGAAGACAGTTAGGCAATCAAATCTTTACCGACCAAGATCGCATATAGTCGGTTGGAGGGGGAAGAGGGGTTTAATATAAAACTGGTTTCAAATTGGTCTCCGGAAGTGGCCGTTAGAGGCTCCTAGAACCTTAAAGGCGGGGGCTGGTTTATTTCAAGCGGATACAGGGACCTCGTGTTGATAGGTCCCTAAATTTGGGTCAACGTTGGATTGGCTTCTGATAACGAAGGTCGGGGCGGACAACTCTTTTAGCTTTGCGCTGTTGGCGTTGCTCATGGAAGTGTTCATTACTTACGCGTAATGCATCTAAGGCGTCGGGGGGAACCCAGAGCTGCTGGCTGCCGCGAGTGAGAGCCGTGTAGACAGCTCGGACCGGATTATGAGCCCGTTGAGGGGTATAGATGCTTTCGAAGCAGCACCGCGCCATGCTGACGATGGGATGCTCCGAGTTTTTAACATGTTCAACGAGTGCAAGCTTCGTGCGTGCTGAATCAAATGGGGAAAGCTTGCCCACCAGTTCCTTAAACTGAGTGGATCCGAAACCTCTCTCAAAGAGTCGCGTAATTTGAGGCTTCCCCAATCGCGAACACTCCTTATGAAAATCCCGCCAGCGATAGTCGCCTGACACTCCATGGTCGTAAGCACGAAACGCATCCTCAATGAGGCCGACTTCGCGTTGGATCAGTTCGACAGAAAAGTTATGAATGCCTACTCGTGCACCAGCGTCAATAAGCCGGAGAGCCTCTTCAAGCAAGGTGAACGGACTGCCAAAAATTCGCGTTCCAACTTGCGGAACATCGCGCCATGCCCCATAGGTGCTTGTAACAGTAGCATGATCAGCCGTTCCAGCGAAAAGAGAACTGTATATGCCAGTGGAATCCAGACGCATTGCGCCATTCACCAATGAATCTACGGCTTGGCCTTGGCGCACAGACTGGGTCATTTCCAATGACTTTCCTTGCAGAAAGCGTGGGGCTGTTCCAATCAGGCGCTGGTTTGGGTCTCCCAGACTAATAACGCCACCGGCATAGTCAGACAGCAAGCTCTTCCAAGCTGCGCTCATATCGTGTCCTTCATCCACGACAATCGTGCCCCAGTGGGTCGGCAATTTAACGCGGTGCTGCGCAAGCCATTTGCCGATATGATCGACATTGATGATCATTTTGATTTGCTTTTGGATTTCGGCGCTGAACATAGAACGCCAAACATGCTCAGCAGCTGCAATATAAGCCGTTGAATCAATCATTGCTCCCATGACGACGCGATTGAAGTGGTCCGGTTGCAGATCTATGCTGGATGAGCGACACCAGCGGCTAATGCCTTCAAAAGCAATTCGCAATACGGCAGTAGGCGAATAGCCTCCGATACGCTGCACGCCTATAACGCTGGCGATGTCAGCAAGCGATGCGGTGGACTTTTGCCATACGGGCTTGAAATCGGTGGAGAGCGCCCGCTGCTCAAAGGCACGAGCTGCCACCAGGTTTGCAAAGCGGATCATCGTAAGCACACGAAGCTTGCCTGCGCCTAGACGGCTTCTGAGAGCCTGAGCTTGGGCTGCACTAGGCGTAACGAACGTAAAGTGTCGCGCATCGTGCGCCAGCAGTTCGCTGACAATGTGCGTCTTGCCGGTGCCGGCATATGCGTCCAGGTCGATGTGCTCATCGGCGTTAGCGATCAGGGACCGGATGGCTCTAACTTGATCTACGGTGTAGTCGGTCGTGCGCTCAACATAAGCTGAAATACGCTTACCCGTTTCACCGTCGTCGATGTCGTCCTCTTCGCTATCTTCCTGCTCAACGAGTGCACCTTCGCCGTAGAAGCGAACAGTGTGCGGACCAAGGGTCGTCCGACAGGCTGCTTGGAATTGATCTACTGGAAATGCGTCGGGTGACATAGCGCAGAAGCCATCTGCTGTATTCTCATCAGCTAGCGCAATTCCTTGAAGGGACAGTTGGCGTTCCCACTCGTCAATGCTTCGAGGGACCTCAGAAGCGAGTCGCAGAAGATACAAGCGCCCACTTTCTGGGTCCTTCCCAAAAAGTCGGCACGCCTCATCAATCATGCGGGTCAATTTGGATGGCGGCGTAGACGGGGCAGCGCCAGTGATAGCAACAAGAAGCGCCGCCATGCCAAGTGGGGAGTCGGGCACCTGGTGAGCATCGAGAAAGCTGCTCAGAGTGGCCCTGGAAGCGGGGAGGAAGTAGTTAGGCTCGACGGACATCAATAGTCACGAATGGCGTTTGCCAGCTCGAGAGATTGCCATGGACTTGCGCTTGGGTCACGCGCGGTGATGCTCGCTTGATCTTTCCAATTTGTTCAGGAAGTTAACTTGGCCGACACTTTCGTTTAATTTAGGTGGAAATCGCATGACATGAGACGAAAGTGTGATCTCGTAACCTACCTAATTTTATGGCGCCATATCTTTACTTGCTTATTTGAACAAAGTTGCTATGTTGGTGAAATGAGGAACATCATGACCACTGCTGATCGAAAAAAGAGCGGCTCAAAGACTGGCGCTCTCAAGGTAGAGCAGCCTCGCTGTCGATGCTGTGGTCGTGCGTGGCTTCCTCCTCGCGGTGTAGTGGCCACTGATGCTTATTGCTCTCGATGCTCTTCCTTCCGAAGAGACGCCGCTGCTGTTGCCTTTGAGCTTTCTCCGCTCACTGCGGCAGATGCAATCGGCGCCTATCTTTTGCCACGCTTGCTCCGTTCCGGTAGCTGCAAAATGGGTAAGTGACGATCGGTGTTTGTCAGCCGTTAAAAAATTTACTCAGCTCGCGTAGAGCAGGCTTTAAGCCAACACGTCCATTCGATCCTCCTAGAGAGCGCGTGTTTCCCGCGCCATTGATAGGTTCACTCCGCGCTGACCAGCTATGGCTTCGAGCTGAGTGCATTGTCCATTCAACGGTCTTTTTACGAGTTCCGACGAGCTGCTGCCAAACGACTTTGTCTGCTGAGACTGCGGTTGTCCACGAGGGCGTTGGTAGTTTAGAGAAGGCATTCAAAAGTTCCTGGGCATTTTGATATCGTGCACTAGGGACATCGTTGAGCATGCGCCGAATAACCGTTCGCCATGCTTTAGGAATATGTGGCAACCAAGTCAATGAATTCGCAAAGCCGCCATTTTTAACAATATGGCGTGGCGCCGGACTCCGCTCATACCAATCTTGGCCATGAAGCAGTCGATAAAGTGTCATTCCAAGTGCCCAGATATCTGTTCTTGGGCTGGTTGGATTGCCTCCCCATACCTCAAAGGCAATATGATCAGAGTAGCCTTCTACAGAGCCGTAGCCCATGATTAAACGATCGGTTACAAGGCCGAAATCACCAAGCTTTGCAACTCCCTGATTATCGATCAAGATATTGCCAGGCTTGATGTCTCGGTGGAGCATGTTCCTAGCATGGAGAGCACCGAGACCCATCGATACTTCCGTTGCGATTTTCCGTACCGACTTGAGGTCCATCGGCCCGTTTTCGTAGGCGCTTTGCACAGAACCTCCGGCACAATACGCCATACAAAATCGTATGCTCTTTCCGTCAGGAAGTTCTTCGATGTGAAAAACTTCTACCACGTTTCGGTGCTTGGCTTTTGAGAGATTTTGCGCCTCTGAGAGAAAACTCGCTTTATGCGTGTCCCATGAAGCGTCGTCTTGACCGTTCTTCCGTTCAAGGACCTTGACTGCGACTTCGCCATGGACACTGTCGTTGCCTAAGTAGACAACACCGAAGTGCCCGGCTCCCAGCTTTGGGCCTACTTGAAGGGCCGGGACCACATTGGCCATTAGCTGTTCCTCTGAGCTAGGATCAGCAAGGCGCCTTCGCGGCTTGCCTTTCTTAATGAAGCCCCTTGAGTATGGGCCTTCCAGAACGCATCGTCTTTGACATACTCGTCGACCTTTTTGTTTCCGTATGTTTTGCTGATGCTAGCCTTTGTCAGCAGAGCTACATCCTTGCCGGTCGAAGCGGCGGCAGCAATGACTACACCTCGAGCCTCGGCACTCCGCAGCAACGCAAGTGTGGCATTTCCTTGTGATACCGCGCTTGCCTTGATTACGATTTGATCGATTTTTTGTTCTGCAAAATAACTTGTGCAGCGCTTGTAGAGCACATCGTAGGCATCATGCGAATCGCCTTGCTGCATCTTCCAGGTTGCGTCGGAAGTAATCACGATGGGCTGATTTGCATCGGTCGGAACTTCGGCTTGGACGAGGGTGATTTCTGCCCCCACAACAACTAAGCTCACAAAGCGCTTCGACATTGGATACATCCTGTATGGTCTGCGAATTGGTGAAGAATACCAAAGCTTAGGCCGAATGGTTCAGTCATCATGCCTTCTTGTTGTCCGACTGTTGGAGGAGCATGCCGGTGCATGGGCGGGTAAAAACAGCATATACGTGCCTTAGCAGTAGTTGGAGCCGGTGCTCTTGCTCGGCTACCAAGTCCGCCATGCCAAGTGGCGAGCTGGGCACTTCTTGAGCATCGAGAAAGCTGCTCAGAGTTGCTCTAGAAGCGGGGAGGAAGTAGTTAGGCTTGACGGACATCAATAGTCACGGGTGTCGCTTACCAAGCTAGCAGAGTGCCATGAAGTCGGCCTCCGGTCACGTTTAGCAATACGGTATGCAGTTAAAATTGTGGTGAAAAACATGAATACTTGGTGATGGCTATTCCAAATTCCGGTGTGCATATATTTTCCTGGGCGCCACTAGTTATTTTTAGTCTATTTGTGCAAAAATTAGTGTCGATATTGGTAGGTGGGCTGCTTAGCTGTGCTGTAAGTATTTATAACGCCAAATACTCCAAAGGATGAGGGATGTTTATATTTACCCTTTTGCTATGCGCATTCAGTGCATACCTGACTTACATGTATTTAGCTGAAGAGTCAGCTTGGATGCGAATTTTGATCTACACAGCTTTGGCTAGCCTTGTATTGGTCGTTGGCATGAAAAGTCTTGGGGTTTTGGCGTGAGCGATATTGCTCGATACCTTCGCCAATTACGCCTCCATAGATAAAAAATGCAGTGGCGATAATGATGATGGAAGGAAGGTCGAGTCTTAATTTCATTGAAATTCTCTGTATGGAAGATCTTCATGTATTAGCATGTATGCCTTCTTAGTCAAGATTTTTTTGATTTGCGATGTGATTTTTAGTTGCTAAGTTATTGCTTGGTATTAAATTAAGCCTTGGCCTTTTAAGGGTATTTGCTCTGGATCTTTGGGCATGTCTGTGGTGGATGATGGCTTGGTTTGATTCCATCAATTAGGCAGCGAAAAGCAGCGGAAATAGTGATCCCAAAAGCCTTGCGCTTCTCAAAATCTAGAGAAAGTGTTTCTCCAACATCAGGAGAAACGCATGGCCATTTACCACACCCGCATCAAAACTTACAGCCGAGCAAAGGGGCACTCTGCGATCGCAGCCGCCGCCTATCGCGGCGGCTATCTGCTCACCGATCCCAAGTCAGGCGCGCGTCACGACTACCGGGGTAGGGCAGGCATCATCCAATCGCGTTGCATGGCGCCAACTGGCTCACCGGCATGGGCGGACGACCCACAGCGCCTCTGGGCCGCTGTAGAAGCGGCAGAGCGACGCTGCAACAGCACCGTCTGCCGCGACTTTGCGGTTGCGCTGCCGCACGAATTCGATGACCCCAAGCGCTGGGAGTTGGTGCTCGATATCGCACATCGCCTGATTGAGCGCTTTGGCTTTGCGTTGCAAGCGAGCCACCACCGACCGACGAAGGACGATGTGCGCTACTTCTATTGCCATCTGCTTGCCACGACACGGCGTATGGAAGCCTCTGGTTTAACGCAGAAGACGCGCATTCTAGATGGGCGTATCAACGGCCTGGCTGAGATCCAATGGATTCGCGCCATGATCGCTGATCGGATCAATGCGCACCTTGAACAGGCCGGCATTGGCAAATCGGTTGAGCATCTGCCCTTGACGGAACGCTTGGAAGCGACGCGAGGCAACGGGATCTATGTCCAAGGACAAGCAAGCTTTGAGCAGCTTCTGTCCCGCTATCGCCAAGAGGGACGACTGTTGAGCGTGCCGGATGGCCACACGGCGGAACAGGCCCAGCGAGAGCGCCCAGGACCAGGCATGGATGCTTCTGCTTGTGAGACTTCGCTGGCGCAGGTGCCCATCATGCGGGCACCCGCTGGTGGGCTCAGTTCAAGTAGGGACGACGAAGCTCTGTCAACAATCCAGGCAGATCGAAGCGGCCATCAAGATAAGCATTGAGGGCGTCGGTCATGTGCTGGTCAACGCCAAAGCCGGCTGCATGCTGTTGGCTAATCCAGGAATCTACATGCTCTTGGCGCAATTGGATTTCTTGCTGGTCGAGGGGCGTAGCAGGGGAGTGTACGGAAGAAGGCATGATGACGAATCCAGTGTTGAGGTTTTTCGATTCGTAGCAGAGAAGGCTTCGCCGTCAAGCCCAGTCGCCTAGCCCAGTGGTTGCTTGGTCAGAGCTTCAACTTCTCATTGACCGCCTGACTGACCAGCTCATACCACTTGTTCATTTCTGTCTCGTTGCCGAACTTGATCGTCCAAACCGGATGATCGATGTCGCGAACATTGAGCGTCAGCGTGCCTTGGTGACGCGAGTTGTGCCAATGCTTTTCCCAGGAGCGAACATCGCCCAATCGATAGGTCTTGATTACTCCTCCAACCTCCACCTTGATTGACGAGTTCTCAGTCGACAAGGCAATTTGCGTTTTTTTGTAGCGATGAAATCGCTGAAAGCCCTGGTTGAACGCAACATTGTTCCGCTGCTTTTCCAAGGACTTGATGACAGCAAAGGCGCCAACAGCTGCAGCACCCGAAGTAAGCAAGAGAAGGAACGTTCCAACTGTCATAGAAGCTCCGAAGCGAAGAAGAAGAGGGCTGAGAGTCGGTGGGCTTACTGGACGCGGCCAGTCACTTTCCAGGCGCCGCCCACCTTGGTGAAGGTGTAGACCCCGTCCATCTGATGACCAAAGTCGCGCCCCATGGCTTCCACCTTGGCGCTGGCATCGCATGTGTAGCCAGGCGCCCCTTCGGCCTTGGTGCATTGGTTGCTATCAAAGTCTTCGATCCGTGCCTCATCGTTGCTGTTCTGTTTGACGAACTGCAAGAAGGCAAATTCCCGCTCAGTTTGCGATGGTCGACCTCCCGAGCAACCAGCCATGAAGACGATCAACATCCCGACAACGGCAAGGCGTGCTTTGCGCATACAAATTCCTAAGAGTGAGAGGGCGGTGCCTCGGCAATGGCCAGGCTTGAACTTGACGCGCGGTCATGTTACTGAAAAAGTAACAGACACCACAAGTGGGAGGCGCCATGCTCGTTCGTCACATTGCATGCCTGTGGTCACGTTTTGCATCCGAAAGACGCTCGCCTCATCTTTGCCAACCGCCTAAGACAGGCACGCCTGGCTGCTGGGCTGACCCAAGAAGCCTTAGGGGTGGCAGCCGGGGTAGCCGCTGAGGTGGCCCGCACGCGGATCAATCGCTACGAGCACGGCGTCAACGAGTGCGACTTACGCACCGCCAAGCGTCTTGCCGAGGCATTGAACATGCCGCTGGCCGCGCTCTATGCGGAGACCGATGAGATCGCTGAGGCAATCACAGCGCTGGCGAAGCTTTCTCTGGATGAGCAGCGCGAAGTGTTAGTCGAGTTGCAGCGCAAAGCTGCAACCAAAAGGTCGGCGTAGGCCGGCGTCGTCGGGCGATGCGATCCAAAGCAAATCAGATTTGTTTATATTTCATTCATGTTTGTAAAGGGGCCTTCGCTGGCATTTTTTTCGCGCGCGCGAGTGCTTTGGTTGCGAGCGTTCGCCTCGGATGCGGCATAACCCCAAATCTGAAAGCAAGAGCGCACTGATGGTTTTCGATTCTCGAAAACCGTGCGCTGCCGCTGGCGCGTCGGTGCGGTGGCCGTTGGCCACCTCGTTGATCGGCTTGCCCCGCTCAACAGATCAAAAACTCTGAGATTTTGGGCACACAAACGCCACTGCCATCGGCGCCTAGACAACTCAAAAATGCTCTTGTTCTATGTTTTCTCCACAAACATGAATAGGGGTCTAGATGGCTATTTATCACTCACACATGAAATCTTTTGGTCGCGGTAAAGGGGACTCATCCGTCGCGGCAGCAGCTTACCGAGCGGGCTTTGATCTGGTCGACGAGGCGACCGGGCTGCGCCACGAATACTCGCGCCGGCATGGCGTGGCCTTCGCCCAGATGCTTGCACCCAAGGGCGCGCCCAGTTGGTGCCTAGATGCCGAGAAGTTCTGGAACGCCAATGAAGCGGCTGAGACCAGAAAGAACGCGCTTGTGGCTCGCGAGGTGGAGGTCGCGCTCCCGCAAAGCCTCACCGATGAACAGCGCAAGGATCTGGCATTGAGCCTTGGGCAACTGCTGGTCGATCGCCACCAGGTCGCCGTGCTGGTCGCAGTCCACTTACCCAGTCGCGATGGAGACCGGCGCAACCACCATGTCCACCTTCTGATGTCTTCGCGCCAGGTCGGGCCTAACGGCTTCGGTGAGCGCGCAGGAACGGAGTTCGATGCCAGGCAAGGGGAGGGCACGCGCGCGGTGCGAGCGCTTCGCAAAGAGATTGCAGCCGAAATCAACCGGCACCTTCGAAAAGCGGGCATTCAGAAGACCGTTGACCCAAGAACGCTCCAAGCCCAGGCCCGGGAAGCAGCCATGAACGGAGATTTCGAGCGCGCCCGGGAACTGACGCGCCGTCCTGGCAAGCACATGGGCAAAGCCAAGGTCGCGTTGATGAGAAAAACCAACTTCACGGCAGAAGTGCAGGGCCGAGGCGGGGCAGACGCAGCCATTGCGCTCTCGAACATCGTTGCCGCGCACATGAAGGCCAGTGGTACACTTTTGCAGCCGGTCCCCCCGTCACACAGTCACGCGTCAGCACTTCGAGACCGGGCTAGAGCACAGACCTCAGCAGGGAGCAAAAAGCACCCCGCACACGTTAGAGCGCGAGTTGCTGAGCGCGTCCAGCAGATCAAAGAACGCTTGGCCCGCCAACCCGCCCCCCGCCCAGGGCTCTACACCCCTTACAGTGGACAAGCGCGGTATCTCAGTAAGGTGACGCGTCTGGCTCGCTCCTCGGGCCGACAAGACGCCGAGGTCCTAAACCAAGAGGCGCAGCTGATCGAAGATTGGCTTGAAGCCCAGCGAGAAGTAGCGCAGCAGTCTTTGGAAGTGCTTCGCCAGATCCCAGGCATCCAGATTGAGCCAGATTTCGAGCGTGCTTACGCCACGCTTGTTTGCCGGCGAGTCGATAGCTATCCCACCAAACCGTTCCTCTTCGAGGACACCGAGGTTTTGGCCCGCTCAATCAGCAAGTATGCGCACACCTTGGTGCGGCCTTACAAAGCACGCATGGCAGTGCTCGATGCACAGGCCAAGCTTGCCGAGCAAGAGGGCGATCCAGACACGAAAGTGGTGGCAAGAGCCAGGCAGCGTCTAGCGCGAG of Xanthomonas translucens pv. cerealis contains these proteins:
- a CDS encoding tyrosine-type recombinase/integrase; amino-acid sequence: MATPARLLSEEVDDFLKDKERQNLRTTTIEAYRRTLAILQRVSGNTSVARIDHTHIYQMWDLLRWAPEDFMTNPKHQWLSVEALIAKGQRLGRAQPANATLELHRRFLASFFNTLVKARAIPHSPMDAFKPAKEELLADQDEPERLLSPEEIQKIFNPETFLPWAKKYPHRWWCPLIALYTGARINEIAQLKVADIVQDQGVWCFSIQKTVDEDLAQSAGKRSRQSLKGKSAIRKVPIHPSLIQTGFLDFLADIKASGHPRLFPNLSAGTCRKTGEPNGRYSQGFVNQFAKYLKELGFGKGIGSHAFRHTLATELDAKGVRVEHIALITGHALNKKAPVLQDNYVHKSAGNTRKIQVEALGHYQPSVILPNYVRGQFKERLRKGARMYP
- a CDS encoding DEAD/DEAH box helicase family protein, whose amino-acid sequence is MIDEACRLFGKDPESGRLYLLRLASEVPRSIDEWERQLSLQGIALADENTADGFCAMSPDAFPVDQFQAACRTTLGPHTVRFYGEGALVEQEDSEEDDIDDGETGKRISAYVERTTDYTVDQVRAIRSLIANADEHIDLDAYAGTGKTHIVSELLAHDARHFTFVTPSAAQAQALRSRLGAGKLRVLTMIRFANLVAARAFEQRALSTDFKPVWQKSTASLADIASVIGVQRIGGYSPTAVLRIAFEGISRWCRSSSIDLQPDHFNRVVMGAMIDSTAYIAAAEHVWRSMFSAEIQKQIKMIINVDHIGKWLAQHRVKLPTHWGTIVVDEGHDMSAAWKSLLSDYAGGVISLGDPNQRLIGTAPRFLQGKSLEMTQSVRQGQAVDSLVNGAMRLDSTGIYSSLFAGTADHATVTSTYGAWRDVPQVGTRIFGSPFTLLEEALRLIDAGARVGIHNFSVELIQREVGLIEDAFRAYDHGVSGDYRWRDFHKECSRLGKPQITRLFERGFGSTQFKELVGKLSPFDSARTKLALVEHVKNSEHPIVSMARCCFESIYTPQRAHNPVRAVYTALTRGSQQLWVPPDALDALRVSNEHFHEQRQQRKAKRVVRPDLRYQKPIQR
- a CDS encoding serine/threonine-protein kinase, which translates into the protein MANVVPALQVGPKLGAGHFGVVYLGNDSVHGEVAVKVLERKNGQDDASWDTHKASFLSEAQNLSKAKHRNVVEVFHIEELPDGKSIRFCMAYCAGGSVQSAYENGPMDLKSVRKIATEVSMGLGALHARNMLHRDIKPGNILIDNQGVAKLGDFGLVTDRLIMGYGSVEGYSDHIAFEVWGGNPTSPRTDIWALGMTLYRLLHGQDWYERSPAPRHIVKNGGFANSLTWLPHIPKAWRTVIRRMLNDVPSARYQNAQELLNAFSKLPTPSWTTAVSADKVVWQQLVGTRKKTVEWTMHSARSHSWSARSEPINGAGNTRSLGGSNGRVGLKPALRELSKFFNG
- a CDS encoding MobA/MobL family protein, whose amino-acid sequence is MAIYHTRIKTYSRAKGHSAIAAAAYRGGYLLTDPKSGARHDYRGRAGIIQSRCMAPTGSPAWADDPQRLWAAVEAAERRCNSTVCRDFAVALPHEFDDPKRWELVLDIAHRLIERFGFALQASHHRPTKDDVRYFYCHLLATTRRMEASGLTQKTRILDGRINGLAEIQWIRAMIADRINAHLEQAGIGKSVEHLPLTERLEATRGNGIYVQGQASFEQLLSRYRQEGRLLSVPDGHTAEQAQRERPGPGMDASACETSLAQVPIMRAPAGGLSSSRDDEALSTIQADRSGHQDKH
- a CDS encoding helix-turn-helix domain-containing protein, yielding MHPKDARLIFANRLRQARLAAGLTQEALGVAAGVAAEVARTRINRYEHGVNECDLRTAKRLAEALNMPLAALYAETDEIAEAITALAKLSLDEQREVLVELQRKAATKRSA
- a CDS encoding MobA/MobL family protein; its protein translation is MAIYHSHMKSFGRGKGDSSVAAAAYRAGFDLVDEATGLRHEYSRRHGVAFAQMLAPKGAPSWCLDAEKFWNANEAAETRKNALVAREVEVALPQSLTDEQRKDLALSLGQLLVDRHQVAVLVAVHLPSRDGDRRNHHVHLLMSSRQVGPNGFGERAGTEFDARQGEGTRAVRALRKEIAAEINRHLRKAGIQKTVDPRTLQAQAREAAMNGDFERARELTRRPGKHMGKAKVALMRKTNFTAEVQGRGGADAAIALSNIVAAHMKASGTLLQPVPPSHSHASALRDRARAQTSAGSKKHPAHVRARVAERVQQIKERLARQPAPRPGLYTPYSGQARYLSKVTRLARSSGRQDAEVLNQEAQLIEDWLEAQREVAQQSLEVLRQIPGIQIEPDFERAYATLVCRRVDSYPTKPFLFEDTEVLARSISKYAHTLVRPYKARMAVLDAQAKLAEQEGDPDTKVVARARQRLAREKRHVSPRIQAIQQWRIKKARKVMVEAAEALEKKFKMPSIEAPTPETTVGDVPPHEVEGKGGSWELRFRPPKPSL